The Aquila chrysaetos chrysaetos chromosome 21, bAquChr1.4, whole genome shotgun sequence DNA window AGTGACTAGCCTTTGGATGCTACGTGCACTGCATTTAGGATCAAGTCCCAGTCCCTCCAGTTCCAAAGCTGCAGGGAGAGACATTCAGACATCCTTCAACCTAGGAAAGAATGATGGATGAAAGAAAGCCTTAGTAGGTCTTTTCTGCGGGAAATGCATCCCAGTAACGCTAAACCAGAATGATAGTCTCACATTAAATACTGAGATCTTTGAGTGTTTTCAAGTAATGTAATGTAACCTCATCAACTTCACTTAAGACCAGTTGAAGACGTGGTTTTATATTGgatgttgtttttaaagttacagaGTAAaacttgaattaatttcttcttttgttccaGGTTAGTTGTGTAGATAACAGAGTATCTACAGACCTGTAGGGCATGAGGCAGTGGTAGAAATTTcaataaagtattttgtttgtcATCTGTCAGGTCATGAGGCCACAAAGCACCAATAAGAGAAGTGGTTTCTCTATGAAATCTCTGGAGATGGAAATGTCATTGATTCTGGGCCCTGTTTCTGTAGCTGTTACAAGTCAGATTACTCAATGTAAGTAAACCTTTGGAGAGACTCTTTCCTGATCTTAAAGGGATAAGATTACAGGAACATTTCTTGTACACTTTCAAGAGTATCTTGCAAAAGTCACTTGCCTTAATAATTATTGTTCTGATAGtgaaataatattattattgaTAACTAGTATTTTTGCAACAAGTAAtgaacaaataataaaatgaatttgCCTAGTTTCTGTTCTTATCACTTCAGGTAAGTCTGAGCCTcagtttttccatctttaaGAATAGTGGCTCATATTCACAGGATTTAAGGAAAGCTAATAAATAATAGGTATGATTCTTTCACTCTTGCCTGTACAAAACCTCTAGTGAAATTCCTAAAGGTTTTGCAAAGAGACGGAAGGGTAATGCTCAATGTATGCATACAGCTTTAAGGATGTAAAAAGCAATGGATTCATCTAAGAAAAAGCTGAGGATTTTGATCATGATCCAGCAAACAACATTGGTACTTGCAGTTAGCCTAGTCATACATTCGAAGTCACTTGCAACACTTGCACGCTCAGAACCAAACTCACTTAAGTGCATTGCTAGATCTGACATTGCTGTTTggacaaatttttaaaaattattttattttttggaaaatgggaaaaacaaaagtgcccttgcttttaaacagaggaaagggagtgaatgaagaaaaaggaactgactCCAGTGAAGCAGATCTATTGGCACTGAGCATTCCCGgcctagcaaaaaaaaaataagagggaaATAAGCAGCAGGAGAATTACTTATCTGGATTTTTCCCTAAAGCACAACCCAGCACCTATTAAATGAATGGATAGGCTCCCACTAACTACAGAGGGCCTTACACTGGCCCATGGGCATTTGGGAGGATATGCTCCTATGACACACTGATTTCTTCAATTCTTCTTGAGATGAAGATGCTCAATATCTTGTTGGACCATTCCAGAACGGACTCCCAACACCTCCTGTGAATGCTCTGACCCTTGCAGGCTTGAAATTTGGAAAGTTAGAAAGCCCTAAGCATGCTTCTTAAGCAGGCAGTTAGAATGTGGTATTGTCTATTTTATGTATCTATCTCACAGTGTCCCCACTATAAAAGGGGTAGCACTGACAGATCAAATCAGGTCTTTCAGAGAGGCTGCAATTTAAATCCACAGGAGCAAAAGGCAGGTAGGTAAAGAAGAGATGAGAAGTAGTGGGTTTTTTGAACAAGTATTCTGCCATCTGTAAATCATACAGTTTGTGAGCAATTTCATTGCCCCTGTAAGGACTACTCAAAAGTAAGCTGTAAGTTTTTTTCAAGACCGGccctcttttgttttttcttgggtaGTATTCAGTGAAGAACaactatgattttaaaaatatgaattacttcccctgccctgcccccaATTCTTATTTACCCGGAATAACAACCTACTGTGATTGTCTCTTCACTTCTACGGACTCTCTATGAACTAAAGTTGTGTTTAGCGGGAGTGAGGATGACTCGGTCTGTCCATATAAATTggatgtattattttaatacagacaATTTTGCTATATAGTTGCTTTCACTTTTCTAAAGTATGTTTTAAGTAATTAATTCTCCATCACACTGATTCAGTACTTGCTTTGAGAACTATTATTTACAGGCATGTGTGGAACAGAGCTGGGGTGGGAAGAAGggctgaaaggaaaggaacCTTCCTGGGATGTAACATTGAAATACTGTGAGCATCTCTTTAGGGGAGGTATTGAGCATCCTTAATTTCTACTGATCTCAGCGCATGTCAAGGCTGCTCAGCACCTCGGAGGATCAAATACTTTTATATAGTGGATTGTGCCTGTGTTCTTTTCAGgcagttttccctctttttcttttccttcttccttttcttgtttcatacatatttttttttctattcatagAAGgtacagatttttgttttaggGATGCtcaatatttgtattttttctactGTTCCACATCACAATCAAACAGAATCTTTGCCTCATGCTTCATGACTTACTTTTACTGGTTAAATATGACTAAAGATTTGTTTTGTCCTCATCGACTATTATGCATCAGAGACTGATCTGTCACTGTATTAACTGATTGTGTTACTGTGGATCTTTGTATTCCTGCATATTCTGAGAGCTACTACTACAAAGTAAAGCAAGCCTTTCCTTATCATTCCTGCTTTTAAAGCATTGACTCATTGTTTGATCTTGCAGatctcatttcatttcagtgttctGAGGTTTAGAGAGGTTATTTCTAATACAAAGCCTTATTTCCACCCCCCCTACTGTGTATATTTCACTTGAACTTTTCATATGTACTCTAAAACTTGAGGAAAATAAGCAAAGTATACGTGGTGGTGAAATACTTTCATCatgatttctttctgcagacaCGCTGCTTCATTCCAATCTATAGGACTCCtattaaaagcaattatttgatatcacaattttttttaacatatctgAAGTGAAAATACTTCACTGTCAAAGGGCATTGCTTTTCGTTTGGCTCAGCATTAAAGgtcaagaaagaaatacaagaaatagcCAGCTGATCAAAACCAGCATCCAATAATCGAACCAATATTTAACTGCTAGCAAGAGAATCCTTCAGAGCAATTAGGAACTTTCTTTGTTAAACTGTACGCTTCCCTCTAAACAGGGAACctggcaaaaaaccccaacaatgcagaaaaagtaaaatctctTCTCAGCATAAAACCTCAGTGCCCTCATACCTGTAGAAGTAGATTGCACCGTTTTCCTCATCCATTCATAAGAGCTGTGCCTTTGGCTGTTGGGAGAGATTTGCTGTGTATTAATTGTATCTACAGGAGGTAACCCCCCAGATCCAGCAGGATGGAGGGAGCTGTAATCAGCAGAACTGTAGGAGACCTGCCCAGGAGATGAGCCATTGATCTGTGCAGCAGCAACCGTGCTGGAAGGTCCTGGGCCATAAGCATTCCAGTCCTCCCTCTGTGGGCCATAGTGAGATCCCCAGGTTCCCGCAGGCTGTCCATGGGTGTCCAGAGTTGGCACATGATGATATCCCATGTAATCTGAATAGGGTGGAGTAGACACAAAGTTTTGCACTGGCAGGTTGTTGCTGCTGCACCTTGCAGATCCTGGATACATGCTGGTTTCTTTATCCAAAAGATAACTCACATACATGATGCTCACAGCCTGGCTTTGTCTTGCTGGGACATCCTGCTCCTCACAGTGTTTGTTTgatctctcttcccctcctctttctttctctcttttctagCCCTGACTGGCTCTATAAATGACTCATGCTAGCCCTGATGTCCCTTTACTACACATGATTAACAATGGTTTTACCAGGTGCTGGTGGTAACAGTTTACTAAGGTCCTGCCTGATGTCACAGATAACTGCCTGCCCCAAAATTACATTTGCATTCAAATGAAGGGCTGACCATGCAGGCAACCCCACCTTGCTGCTAGTTCTAGTGCTTCCTTTCTCACAGATCCTTTATGTATTACCATCCCAGTTCTATACTTCTTGAATGTAATTTGAAATCTCGTGGTCTTCAAGCAGAGTTGCATACTTAGTTAACCAATAACTGTTCAGACAGTAGAAGTAGTATTTTTCTTGAGCAATACATGTCAGAATCTAACTTCAGGCACTAGGTTATAGTTAGTTAAAGCCTGGTATCTGCTAGTCTGGTAGTTCTTTTGTGAGAATGTgctatattattttcttaaactgaaaacaaaggacCAGTTCAGTCTTTAACTGCAGCTCTTGCATAGTTTCTCACATGAGCACTCTTCTTGACTTCAGCTCTTAGTCCATGTGGGAGAGCACTTAGAAACGACAGTAATCCTACTGATTTTAACATTACAAAGGATATACAAGAAGTCTCATAGTCATTTTGAGCATTTGTTCATACGAATAGTCTTGTTGATGTTAGCAAGCCTATTCATGAGCTGGCTGCTTGCCACAGTGATTGAAGTTTCTCTATTCTAACTTACAATGTTAACAGAAAGAGAATCTGTTATTGAGAGAATGCAAAATTTGTCACTTTCCCTATGCTTATGTCTTGTTTGTGATATTGAAATGAGTGGTAGTTTTCCCTAAAggtttttctgttctcattgTTGTGCTTGTTCACAATAAGTAAcaccttttcttaaaaatatgggAGCAAATTCTAGCTTTTTAGCTCAAAAAAGCAGTTTCCTAACTTTCAGGAGCAATCCTATGTTTGTAAGTAACAAATTCCTATGAGATTATCTATAACCAGAAGTGAGGAGAGAAAgtgttgatttctttttttgttttgttttgtttcattttttttttttaatgagatagATACCTTAGCATTGTCTCTTAATGAGAATTTACTCTGTTTTAATTCCTGTTCCTTTAATGATGTGATACTTAATTGCACCTTTATTAATGAACCAACTtgttaaaaggatttttttttcttaaacaggtGCAAAGTATAatgagttttttctttgttcagaggtgtattttttctttgagagtCTTTTGCACTTTAACACCATTTAAACTTACAGGTTCCTCCTGGTTCTCAGGAGGAAAGAATCACTTCGCACACCTGACAACACCGTGGTTTCCCTTTGTGAGAGAATGGTGTCCTTAGGCTGTATTCACAAGATGGGTTGTGGCTGTAGTTGtggaaaaacctttttttaactgttaattTCAGGGCTAGGTGGAGAAGCACAGGCTACTTTCTCCTACTATTTGTTAAGATTTTCCTACTGTGCATTTGGGTAAAACTTGTGCTCTTTTACTTCTTGCTTCTTGTGAGTTTTTGGAGGATGAAGTTTTGCCGGCATAATTGttgaaaggtattttaaaaatcattaggTTGGGGGAAGTTGGcagaagctgtttcttctgcttgcGTATGTGAGCTTATTCAGTTGCAATTTACACATCTGTGACAGCTGGCCATTCAAAATGACCAAGTATGGCTGCTGGTATAGACTCCTAAAATCTAGGGAAGTCAATAATCAGTACATCGTGTATCTGAACAGCTTAATTCTCCTATATCAGCAAGATAAATCATGTTTGTCTAATTACAAATTAGGTGTTTCTGGGCAGCCTGCGTCTGTAGTTACCAATGCAATGGGATTTAAATGTAGCATGATCTATAtatacctctttttttctttttttttttttttttactggagtGTTTCACTTCCTTTCTCAATCACTTAGAGCAGTGTGGTTGCTTGGTAGCTCTCAAGTTCATACTCTGTTGAAATAGTTACAAAGAAAgattctttacatttttttgttgtaacttgatttcaatttcctttcctcctcttaaaAACTGTTGAAGACTCATCCTTTTAAGCATTTCTATACCTCTCCTGAATGCAGGTGTACCAATAAatcaggcagaggaagaagcagcatttgCTCATTTACAGTAGCATTAGTTGTAGCCCTCCAGCTGCCTGGAAAATGTTCTCATTATGTTCATTTGACAAAACTTTTCCTGCAGGCCTTAGCTACCTAATGTACTGACAGCATAAAATGCTGCAGAAGGGCTGGGTCTCACTGCATAGTTTGGATTTagatctgcttttcttcagtgttcAAGAATGTTGGATACACCAGACTATTGCCATGCATTCATTCTCTATCCTACTGCAACATGGTTACATGAGAAACATTTTGATCAATTTTTGCATAATGGTATAATTTGGTTCATGAAGCTACTGAAAGTACTACAGTAGTGTTTATTCatgtttattagaaaaaaattgtaattatgacataaaaataccttttgatGCTTTTGACTAGCATGTGTGTATTGACATGGAAGGAGACTGTTTTCCTTGTTCCATACTGCTTGAAGAAAGTACTTTAGAATATATGATTGTTCAACTGACAATACTTTACTCCTCTGGCCACATGCTGTGACCACTAAGCAGGAAACTGCTTCCTTTGGATTCCCAAGTACCCTAAGTTGGTCTGGTTTCAGTaagctgtattttggttttgggtagtccaagtttttttaatttatatcatTTCAATCTAACCTATTAGTTGAACCAGTCTTTAGACTTACATGTTTTTTAACTGCTGGGGGTATGTGAATAATGACATGCTGATatagttaatttaaaattaaattttttaataggTTCTCAAACACAAATTATAAAGGGATTTGGATTTGAGTTGCTTTTCATACTTTCTAGCAAGAATATGTATTAGTAACAGGTGTCGTCTTGGGGAGATCAGTCAATATGTATACCCAATCCTTTATAAACATGCCATTCTTCAGTGAAagctgcttctggaaaaaaaattcagaagtttcTTCAGTCACTTGTTACATCTGTAAAGTGTTTGTACACAGTACTATATGTGTACAGTATTTGGAGctacttatttattttggtgAATAAAGCTTAAAGTCTGTTAGAATGCACTAATAGAGTGCATTcatatgtgaaaaaaatcacagttcaCACAGGCATTCAGTAGGTAGCTAGTGGCGCATTGGATGCCCAACATTTTTGTCTACATTTATACTACATACAGCAAAGTTCAGAATTTGGAACTAAATTGTAGATTTCAAACTGAGGGGAGTTTTGGTTCAGGATTTTAgcccattttaaagaaaattgccaatatattttgaattctgAACTCTTCCTCTCCAACTTGGTGAAATTTAGAACTCACATTTTACTACTTACATTATTTTGCTAACAATCCTGCACTGAcaattctgaatttaattttgctgttctgaATAAAGCTCTCTGCAAACATTTTGGTTTAGTGCATTATGCTTTGGTGTGCAGGAACGATAGTGGCGGAGTAGAAGAGAGGTCCCTCCAGAGCAGAAGCTTGGAGTAACAAAGCAGGAATCTGTCTCTCTTTCCTGAGTATGTTTTCCCTATAACTATATTTTGAAGAATATTAGTAATCTTAACCTTTATGACCCTTCTCATATTTGcttgactgtaaaaaaaaaaaaaaaaaaaaaaaaaagggggggggtaGATTCTGATCTAAATAGCTGACTTGAGTGACAACTGCCCTTGTATGGCCTATTAGCAGTTTCACTGGCTAGAGGCGTATACTGGAGGCCTGGCACATTAGAAATGACATTGCcttgtctttgatttttatgagCGAATATTACAGAGCACATAATGGGTCTGATTTACAAAGGCTgaacaaaaagcaataaatagcATCCAAATTCATAACACAAATTTTATTAAGCATATACAGTCTTTCATCATTCTTTTGTGAGTAGCAGCATTAAGGCTAAAAAGGCAATTAAGGTGGAATTATTTGCcttgtaaaatattattctgcCTTCTTAATAGCATCTATTATGTGATAATAAATCCCAACCATTATCAATATGTAATAAGATTTCTCCAAGCTGATTTTTGAAGAGACCAAATCCAAAATCTTGTAGATCTAACAAATATAGTTAACAATTCTGTGTTCTGGGCTCACATTGAGAAGCTAAAAGATGAATGGAGATGAGAAATTGTCCTGAATCCTCAGGAAAGAACTTTATGGTTTTGAGATGAGCCTAAAACACCTTCACCCTATGACTTCTCTGAGATACATTTTTCCAGTTCTAAGTTTGCATAGTTTCTATATTCTGAGCTTAGGAAGAAGCAGCCACCATATATACTGGTTGGAAAAATATCTCTTAAGGTGGTTTTGTCAGATGCTGCAGATGATGATGTGATGGCTGTGGTCAGAGACTACACAGGAACATTGGAATGCTCCGGTCCAGTTTGATTATTCCTATTCTGCTCCATGAATGGGTCTCCAGGACTTTCCTTTGTCATGTCATAAAGCCATAGATCTGCTAAGATTGTATCCTAAGCCTTCCATGCTGATTTGTCTCAGGTTGTAACCACACCACTGTCCTGGGATGTAGGCCTTCTCCTACACATCCATTTTCTTATCTACAGACTTACAGAACTGTAGTAAGTcgttttaatttttctgagctttcatttttttttcccctctagaaGTAGCAGTACTCATTTTTGGAGGGATGTTTTGTTCCAGTTCCAACACTGATCGTTTACTCCTGTGAAGCAATGGGGACAGCTAGTGGTCAGCTGGCTGAATGGCAAGGATATGTTTCAAATTTTTCAGTGACTATGACCTTATTCAGATTTCAGAGTTCTGGGTCTGTTCTGCTATATAAAGAATAGGAGTGCCTTAAGTAACGTGAATTGTATCTGTCACATGCCCAGATGCAGGAAGCAGCAAAGCTAGTGAAGAGTCCTGGGTTAGAATTTTGATTATGTTGCAGAGATTTTTGCTGTGCTATTTAATTAACTGTAGCATCTGTCTTTTGAAACCTGAAGTAATACTATTATGGAATATGCCAGGCTTAACTTAATAAAGTTAACTTCTacaagtaattttctgtttaacagAGTGCTCAAAGGTCTAAAATGTGCTGCAATACAGAGTTGGATTACTGAGCTGCCACACACAGCTCAGTGTGTGAGTTTACAGGGCTGATCTCTCTTACACTGATACATTGCCTCTCAGGTAATCTAATATGGCATCTAGTCAGAAAGATGGTATTTTACACCCGCTTCACACTAGTAGAAGTGTCTTATGAGGTGATGACAGTGAAGAACAAAGAGCAGGACTGTAGTATTTTCATCTTGTATTCTTTAAGGAGTAGCCATGtttctaatgtattttctttgttaatcAGTATAtatgctcttaaaaaaattataccaaCTTCCAGGATGGCTCTGCTTAGCACTCTGTTGTGTAAAGAGAGAACCGACATATCTGAGTAGACAGTAAGACGTAGAAGTGAGGTAGCGTGAACACTGAGATAGATGATTCTCAGTGCCACTCGTTTGTTTATTTACCTTGGGCTAACCAGATAACGTGGGATCCATATTAATCTGTAAAATAGAAGTAACACTCATGACCTCATGTGATATGATAGAATTTAGTAAATGCCACAAAAGAGATCCTGTATGAGGAGTGCGAAACatgaattctttctttaatcACTTGTGAAATGAATTAGCTAACATATGTTGATGTATGTTTAGCCTTTAAGATGGCTAAAGTAAATGGCTGTCTCAtaagaacactgaaaatgtcCACTAGTTCTGAAAAGAATATCTCTTTTCCTATCTGTTATTTTCAGGTTGCtttgtgctttgaatttttaacaCCTTGCAATGTGCTGCATATCCTTGGGCTGTGTGAGTCATGCCACTTACGCAATGTGATTGAAAGTGGTGAAATTCTTGCAGCCTAACCTGATAATTCAGTACCAAGTGTAGGAATTAACCAAAATGGTCTGCTCAATAAGCTTTCCAGAACAAAGTACAAACGCATCTGAAGTCCCATTCACTGCCTCAGTCTACTTGCCTATTGCCACTGTTGCAGGACCTCAGCTCATCAATTTGGCTGCCCGCAGGAATAGGAGGGAAAACTTGTTCCATAGACAAGAAGCCCACTTCGGTCAGTTCATACCTGACATAGCAGCAGACCTGATGCGTAACAGAAGGTTTTCAGTCTCtgccaaaacccccacaaactGTGAGATGAATGCTTGTTATGAACTCAGTGGCCAGCTGAGTTAGGTAAAATGTAATCTGGCATTCCAGTACtctgctttttgtgtgtttgtgtatatgcTGTGTATATTCTGCTGGTGGAAACTTGCATGTCTGCAGCTCTTtgaaatttagaagaaaactacgttattttttaatatatggcAAAACTAAATTAGGGCTGCTAAATCCTGTCTGGTGAAATTCTTTTATCTTAGATAATGGTTTTGAGAGCTCTATGAACACAGATCCCTAGGAGCACATTCTGTTCTTCGCACCATAGGTACTAGTAGGCTGTTAGCTGCTGACCACAGACTGTATGTGGATTATTTTAATCTAATTCTTACCTAAcatcaaggatttttttttttcttggggggggggggtgctgctgctggaactagtgtgccctccctccctgcccccccgcTTTAGTAGGGAAAAAATCCCTGGATATGACAGAGTGTCTCAGTATAGGTGACTGAGTGATCCACAGCTACATTTCATATAGCTGTATAGTCACTCATGAATTAAAAATAGTCACAGAAATAGCCTCTCATTAAAGCGATATTTTCCACTAGGTGGCACTTTCAATATATACCATAGACAAAGCCTACATGGCTGATTAAGTACCCCTGTTAACTGCTATTCAAATTTGTAGTTAGTAATTGACTAAGCTAAAAAAGGATCAACATagtgctgcctgcagcaagtTTCACAGCTCCTTTTAATACTAATATTGATTAAATCCCCACCCCAACTCGGTTGGTGTAAAAGAGAATTAGCTCAGAAATTATCCCCTCTTCAAATCCCTGCATCCAGCCTTCTCCACTGCCCCACCAGTCCCTGCCCCCAACAACCCAActgatcttttttctccctggaaaaataaatgtaatggcgttgtttaaaaaaacaagttttattttaagttgcCAGATACAACCAAAATGAAGTACTGTTATATTTCCCCACCGCAAATAAACACAAGTGGGCATTAAACATCATTGCTTTTCTCCATGCTTCTTCCTAGTCAACTCACCAAGCTCCATTCCCATTGCTATTCAGGGCTCTACTCAGAGTGGCGCAGGAGGTTGGagtatgcagaaataaaataggcCAATAAGCAAGGACATAAGTGACAGTGGAAGTAAAgggcaaagaaataaatgacttGGAGAAAAATGGGAGTTGCAAAGGGAAAACTGCATAGGCACCTGAGTAGTATTAGTTTTTATATTTAGAGAATAGTTGTTTGAACTTTCCTAATGTTTCATTTCTGGGTTTGGAGCACTTTACAAAAATGGGTCTACCCAATGCCCTTTCTATACATGAGACAGGTGACCAAAAAATCACACAGTGTAGAATTTAGTTACACTAAAGCTTTGTTGACCAGCTCTTGTGGTTTCCAGTGCTGTTGGAACTGCCCAGgagcttcaagaaaaaaaattgaaggaaacacaggaattcttgctctgttttgagGTGAGTGAGTTGTAATCTATTCAGGATGGAATATAGGCAAGACCTAAGAATGAGAAGATCCTTGGTAAAGTTACATGATGTTGACTGCCCAAACTGAAAGCTATTAGGGAATGGATAGAGGCATTGAAAAGGCTTTAAACGTACGTGTCTGTAACAGAGTCGTATTGACAGATACGGGGTCAGTGGCCATCACATGTCAGTTTACCACCAATAAATACACTACTCGCTGCTACTGATCATGCTTATTATCCTAAATTTTTGAGTGTACAGCTGTTTGGTGAGAACAGAAATGATAAAGATACTGAACAGCAGCTGCGGAAACCTGGAATCAGTTTTCAGCTCAGATCACCAagttcagttttgctgttgGCACATTATTTAATCTGTTTAATTTATGGCAGTACAATAAATCTTGAACTGTTCAGGGATACAATGATGAAATCCTGTTCTTCACCGTGAGTTATAAGCAGATGAGCTCAAGTCACTGAGAGAACTGAACTGGATTGCATCTCGCTCTTGTTAAGGACACAAGTACATTCTCAGCAGCTGAGGTATGTAAGTGGTTTTAAGCGTTAAGCTTGCACATGGTCTTCTGAGTGGTTTATAGGGTTCAAAATTATTTGGTAAACTCAAAAAGAGCCTTTAAGCTATTTATGTTGACTGTGCCCTTTTGAGGGAAGCTACTCTAAGTAGTAGGCTTGCAATTAGCATCATTAAAAATTTGTTGTGAACCA harbors:
- the LOC115333499 gene encoding homeobox protein CDX-1-like — translated: MYVSYLLDKETSMYPGSARCSSNNLPVQNFVSTPPYSDYMGYHHVPTLDTHGQPAGTWGSHYGPQREDWNAYGPGPSSTVAAAQINGSSPGQVSYSSADYSSLHPAGSGGLPPVDTINTQQISPNSQRHSSYEWMRKTVQSTSTGKTRTREKYRVVYTDHQRLELEKEFHYNRYITIRRKSELAANLRLSERQVKIWFQNRRAKERKLMKKKMTHFDGSNLGSMQSDSGSVSPMPVPDQQTHSEMPSSLFPPPPPPPPLPMNGLQHNGNLQQVVASQ